A part of bacterium genomic DNA contains:
- the sprA gene encoding cell surface protein SprA → MKTPKGVLFLFVACFFACSLTARAEVGFSFLLKTQTSAYSLFDEPKRGISVFGSQALISTTTSARTERVEFDSLFTSARLSLTVGQTDIVTPLLLNYDAYKNYRLSFETRKAFKDATVAGFKSAAQERSGEGIAIDVPFKIKSKTFRRIFGGDNIGLRVQGTITIDGKFRQQKFDEIQAANQRDKNNDFNIDMTQRFTIAGKIGEKVQVDVNQDSERLFDFENSLKLTYTGDKDEIIQKVEAGNVSLSLGTNLATFSGQNKGLFGLKTEAKVGALKLTGIASLERGQKNKQRPNESARRATWTENDFLQNTYFWVTNTTMDTVINGDTLRCSNYRDNYRYYLNRQHVNAQISLREIEVWIQDDGGVQGTQTTRGFAVALQNISRLYLPEDSIDSGLNEQVGSWRRLVPGNDYYFEPSLGYIRLRTPVQPTKALACAFVTAQGHEFGQMTPGPEGVRLILLKPGDFVDPSSLTWDLMFRHVYSVQTTELDRENFKLKIIRDAAGTGQQEEGPPGGTESYLTFFDFDDTGPNGAGAPDGLVDDIPAILNSQYGELHFLDLTPFDPSGYFDVASGSMIVNGLPELQANNPGSPFVDTTLYSRIYSQVQSGDRIWKFETEFKGSTANYDLGPLVLEGSEEVTLNGNRLVRGSDYTIDYLSGQLKILNEAAKAPGADLEITFESGQVFQLDKKTLLGARAEYELWQDSYVGGMVLHLNEKSLDKRVRIGNEPIRNTLYDMDTQLKFRPNFLTAIADRLPLVRTNAGSEFIIDGEVAKVYPNPNSLTNAATGDNNGVAFIDDFEASRRSVPLGMLRKNWTISSIPVDPDIDSLRGRFRWWNPRPEEQVRVQDVFPEREINSQVADRLQSLVLEYVPVGETDQEKLTSWGGAMRYLGAGYEDQSRAQFLEFWIQLPPEARAQGRLVVDLGSISEDALPNDSMNTEDKPEPGQIVTSPRSEYGNGVLSQDEDTGIDGIRASDPADSAYWNGPTRPPVPSWDDWNYAIGSNDYNFINGDENSLRGDESSNIPNSEDLNNNQSLDQANEYFSFNIELNYNNPYIVGGQTNTNRWRLFRIPIDSDDPHVRRTVGNPTLTNVRFARMYLTGMEDSTRIQIVQNDIVTNEWLPEYVNADSIEYISVAVINNHETPGYNSPPGVQGEIDPITNLRQREQSLVLKIEELLGPIDTLNNPDPAVPSEFFVAKNLYQYINMIEYKRIKMFIHGGGVDEALFEDGRYQLVLRLGASYANTDANYYDIIKTVYKGWDSRNHIDVALNDLSILRAWREDPERPGYDSLLAARSGRFAVPLDTIRFPQDSLVINGLPSLQNVGFIALGVRALKPYANATNDEIWVDELRVSDIYKDPGSAGELSSTLRIADLITATGSFTYRDADFHNINTRTGDQNTTETVRGSLSFNLQKFGLEGSGFNLPVSINHSSSEAIPKYVPRTDARVNQDNPDPDVIANQKSTTITASYSKSGNSRNPLVRWTAERLTASWDYSDTRNSDYQTKSQTSKTTNARAGYAFPTARGRGIAPLWFLAGVPLLSELGNPHIFYKPKQLTGAFGAGRTQASRETRAGQKTTSPDFRATASGNLGWDITETMQTSLTQNFGWTQIENVYFNTDADTAYDSSAARARPWKDILNLHRKDLNSESWNWSNSYSPQLSNWLSPTVTYGSTYSWQRNNRGGSQQFNPNLIDQQQLSNSNNIGTDLTLDLRSIIGGGGGGRDGRQRGTGNIRTPATRPRNPVTPDSTQADTLAQEIERGPGFSPLKLLAKSLYPVKKALLVLDPVQLSYDQGRSSSHPVVYGQGDLSYRLGFTTEPGRRALQSPADSSGFTLTGQTTKTETNDYSARSGIRFSRDIRSTFVWSYRETATEGATSRGDYDQTFFWMADDNGLTTDLPFADVTVDWSGLERFPFISRAARTMSVTSGMSSRFKETWNNNRSNIAQRDYTRQFSPLIGVNISWLNAIDSQIRINSGSTYSEAVATNNKSRTSTRDANATLSYTMRTGFRLPILWFGAMRLENSTTFGVTVAYSTSKREETQTGLNSWSQRADEISWSVEPNMNYNFSSTVNGGARIKYSQAKNKMTDKGSRLFEFGINVQIAIRG, encoded by the coding sequence TTGAAGACCCCGAAGGGAGTCCTATTTCTATTCGTAGCCTGCTTCTTCGCGTGCAGCCTGACTGCACGTGCCGAGGTGGGCTTTTCGTTTTTGCTGAAGACGCAGACCTCCGCCTACTCGCTCTTTGATGAGCCGAAGCGGGGTATCAGCGTGTTCGGTTCACAGGCATTGATTTCGACGACAACCAGTGCGCGCACGGAAAGAGTCGAGTTCGACTCACTCTTCACGTCGGCACGGCTGTCGCTGACAGTCGGTCAAACCGATATTGTCACACCGCTGCTGCTCAATTACGATGCTTACAAGAACTATCGTCTAAGCTTTGAAACCCGCAAAGCCTTCAAGGACGCGACCGTCGCGGGATTCAAATCGGCGGCACAAGAGCGGTCGGGCGAGGGCATCGCCATTGACGTGCCCTTCAAAATCAAGTCGAAGACATTCCGCAGAATCTTCGGCGGTGACAATATCGGCTTGCGGGTGCAGGGAACCATCACGATTGACGGCAAATTCCGGCAGCAGAAGTTCGACGAAATTCAGGCCGCCAATCAGCGCGACAAGAACAACGACTTCAATATTGACATGACGCAGCGCTTCACCATCGCCGGTAAAATCGGTGAAAAGGTGCAGGTGGATGTCAATCAGGACTCGGAGCGGCTCTTCGACTTTGAGAATTCGCTGAAGCTCACCTATACGGGCGACAAGGACGAGATTATTCAGAAGGTCGAGGCCGGAAACGTGAGTCTAAGTTTGGGAACGAACTTGGCCACCTTCTCGGGACAGAACAAGGGTCTGTTCGGACTGAAAACGGAAGCGAAGGTCGGCGCGCTGAAGCTCACGGGTATTGCCTCGCTCGAGCGCGGTCAGAAAAATAAGCAGCGCCCCAACGAAAGCGCGCGCCGTGCCACATGGACGGAAAACGACTTTCTGCAGAACACCTATTTCTGGGTGACCAACACGACGATGGACACCGTGATTAACGGTGACACATTGCGCTGCAGTAACTATCGCGACAATTACCGCTACTATCTGAATCGTCAGCACGTCAACGCGCAGATTTCGCTTCGTGAAATCGAAGTCTGGATTCAGGATGACGGCGGCGTGCAAGGAACCCAAACCACTCGCGGTTTCGCGGTTGCACTTCAGAATATCTCACGCCTCTATTTGCCCGAAGACTCGATTGACTCCGGACTGAACGAGCAGGTCGGCAGTTGGCGGCGGCTCGTGCCCGGCAATGATTATTACTTCGAACCGAGTCTCGGCTATATTCGATTGCGCACTCCGGTTCAGCCGACGAAGGCGCTCGCCTGTGCCTTTGTGACCGCACAGGGACACGAATTCGGACAGATGACTCCTGGTCCGGAAGGCGTGCGGTTGATACTTCTGAAACCCGGTGACTTCGTCGACCCATCAAGCTTGACATGGGACCTGATGTTCCGTCACGTCTATTCGGTGCAAACCACGGAGCTTGACCGCGAGAACTTCAAGCTGAAAATAATTCGCGATGCCGCAGGCACCGGTCAGCAGGAAGAAGGTCCTCCGGGGGGAACGGAATCCTACTTGACGTTTTTCGATTTTGATGACACCGGTCCCAACGGCGCAGGAGCTCCCGACGGATTGGTGGACGACATCCCCGCCATTCTCAATTCGCAGTACGGTGAGCTGCACTTTCTCGACTTGACACCGTTCGACCCGTCCGGTTATTTCGACGTCGCCTCAGGCAGCATGATTGTGAACGGTCTTCCCGAGTTGCAGGCAAACAATCCCGGCTCGCCGTTTGTGGATACGACACTGTATTCGCGCATCTATTCGCAGGTTCAAAGCGGCGACCGGATTTGGAAGTTTGAAACTGAATTCAAGGGTTCAACGGCCAATTACGACCTCGGCCCGCTGGTGCTCGAAGGTTCTGAAGAAGTCACCTTGAACGGCAACCGCCTTGTGCGCGGCAGCGATTACACGATTGACTATCTCTCAGGACAGCTCAAAATTCTGAACGAAGCCGCCAAGGCTCCCGGCGCGGATTTGGAAATCACGTTTGAATCCGGACAGGTCTTTCAGCTTGATAAGAAGACGCTGCTGGGTGCGCGAGCGGAATACGAGTTGTGGCAGGACTCCTATGTCGGCGGTATGGTCTTGCATTTGAACGAGAAGTCTCTCGACAAGCGTGTCCGTATCGGCAACGAACCGATCCGCAACACGCTCTATGACATGGACACGCAGTTGAAGTTCCGTCCGAACTTCCTGACCGCGATAGCCGACCGTCTGCCGCTTGTGCGCACGAATGCCGGCTCCGAGTTCATCATTGACGGCGAAGTCGCGAAGGTCTATCCGAATCCGAACTCACTGACGAACGCGGCGACAGGCGACAACAACGGCGTTGCGTTCATTGACGATTTTGAAGCGTCGCGTCGCAGCGTACCGCTTGGCATGCTGCGCAAGAATTGGACGATTTCATCCATTCCGGTGGACCCCGACATAGATTCGCTGCGCGGCCGCTTCCGCTGGTGGAATCCGCGTCCCGAAGAGCAGGTGCGCGTACAGGACGTTTTCCCCGAGCGTGAAATCAACTCACAGGTGGCCGACCGCTTGCAGTCGCTTGTGCTGGAGTATGTGCCTGTCGGTGAAACGGATCAGGAGAAATTGACGAGCTGGGGCGGGGCCATGCGCTATCTCGGCGCGGGCTATGAAGACCAGTCACGCGCGCAGTTTCTCGAATTCTGGATTCAGCTTCCGCCTGAGGCCCGGGCGCAGGGACGATTGGTCGTTGATTTAGGCTCGATATCCGAAGACGCGCTGCCCAACGACTCGATGAACACCGAAGACAAACCCGAACCCGGACAGATTGTCACTTCACCGCGCAGTGAGTACGGCAACGGTGTGCTCAGTCAGGATGAAGACACCGGAATTGACGGTATTCGCGCTTCCGACCCGGCGGACTCCGCTTATTGGAACGGTCCGACGCGGCCGCCGGTGCCGTCGTGGGACGACTGGAATTACGCTATCGGCTCGAACGACTACAATTTCATCAATGGTGATGAGAACAGCTTGCGCGGCGACGAGTCATCCAATATTCCCAATAGCGAGGACCTGAACAACAACCAGTCGCTCGACCAGGCCAATGAATATTTCAGCTTCAATATCGAACTGAACTACAATAATCCCTACATCGTCGGCGGTCAGACCAACACCAATCGCTGGCGGTTGTTCCGGATTCCCATTGACTCGGACGACCCGCATGTCCGGCGCACCGTCGGCAATCCCACGCTGACAAACGTGCGCTTCGCGCGCATGTATCTGACCGGCATGGAGGATTCGACGCGCATTCAGATAGTCCAGAACGACATCGTGACGAACGAGTGGCTGCCCGAATATGTGAACGCCGATTCCATCGAATATATCTCCGTCGCGGTCATCAACAATCACGAAACCCCCGGCTATAACAGCCCTCCCGGTGTGCAGGGCGAGATTGACCCGATTACGAATCTGCGTCAGCGCGAGCAGAGCCTTGTGCTTAAGATTGAAGAGCTGCTCGGTCCGATAGACACGCTGAACAATCCCGACCCCGCGGTGCCGTCCGAGTTTTTCGTGGCAAAAAACCTCTATCAGTATATCAACATGATAGAGTACAAGCGAATCAAGATGTTCATTCATGGCGGAGGTGTGGACGAAGCTCTGTTTGAAGACGGACGCTATCAGCTTGTGCTGCGGCTCGGCGCATCGTATGCGAACACGGACGCAAATTACTACGACATCATCAAGACGGTTTACAAGGGCTGGGATTCGCGCAACCACATCGACGTCGCGCTGAATGACCTTTCAATTTTACGAGCATGGCGCGAAGACCCCGAGCGTCCCGGCTACGATTCGCTGCTCGCGGCGCGCAGCGGCCGCTTTGCCGTTCCGCTCGATACAATTCGTTTTCCGCAGGACAGTTTGGTCATCAACGGCCTGCCGTCCTTGCAGAATGTCGGCTTTATCGCACTGGGTGTGCGCGCGCTGAAGCCCTATGCGAATGCGACCAACGACGAGATATGGGTGGACGAACTGCGAGTCTCGGACATCTACAAGGACCCGGGCTCGGCGGGCGAACTCTCCTCGACATTACGTATTGCCGACCTGATTACCGCCACGGGGTCATTCACTTATCGCGACGCGGACTTTCACAACATCAACACGCGTACGGGTGACCAGAACACGACCGAAACGGTGCGCGGCTCGCTGTCGTTCAATCTTCAGAAGTTCGGTTTGGAAGGCAGCGGCTTCAATTTGCCTGTTTCCATCAATCACTCAAGCAGCGAAGCGATCCCCAAGTATGTACCGCGCACGGACGCTCGTGTGAATCAGGACAATCCCGACCCCGACGTCATCGCCAATCAGAAATCCACGACCATCACGGCAAGTTACTCGAAGTCGGGCAATTCGCGCAATCCTCTTGTGCGCTGGACGGCGGAACGGCTGACGGCCTCGTGGGACTATTCGGATACGCGCAACAGCGACTATCAGACGAAGTCGCAGACGTCCAAGACGACCAACGCTCGAGCGGGTTACGCATTTCCAACGGCTCGCGGACGCGGAATCGCGCCGCTCTGGTTCTTGGCCGGAGTGCCACTGCTGTCCGAGCTTGGCAACCCGCACATTTTTTACAAGCCGAAGCAACTGACGGGCGCGTTCGGTGCCGGCCGCACACAGGCGAGCCGCGAGACTCGAGCGGGACAGAAGACCACATCGCCGGATTTTCGCGCCACCGCGTCCGGCAATCTTGGCTGGGATATCACGGAGACGATGCAGACATCGCTGACACAGAATTTCGGCTGGACTCAGATTGAGAATGTCTACTTCAACACCGACGCGGATACGGCGTACGATTCGTCAGCGGCGCGGGCCCGTCCGTGGAAGGACATATTGAATCTCCACCGCAAGGACTTGAATTCGGAATCCTGGAACTGGTCAAACAGCTACTCGCCGCAATTGTCGAACTGGCTCTCACCGACGGTGACCTACGGCTCCACCTATAGCTGGCAGCGCAACAATCGCGGCGGTTCGCAGCAATTCAATCCCAATTTGATTGACCAGCAACAGCTCAGCAACAGCAACAACATCGGCACGGATTTAACGCTGGACTTGCGGAGTATCATCGGAGGTGGCGGGGGCGGACGCGACGGCCGTCAACGAGGGACGGGCAACATACGCACACCGGCGACACGTCCGCGCAATCCGGTAACTCCCGATTCCACGCAGGCGGATACACTTGCTCAGGAGATTGAGCGCGGCCCCGGATTTTCGCCTCTGAAGCTGCTTGCAAAATCGCTGTATCCCGTCAAGAAGGCGCTGCTTGTGCTCGACCCGGTGCAGCTCTCCTATGACCAGGGACGTTCATCGTCGCATCCGGTCGTTTACGGTCAAGGCGACCTGAGTTACCGGCTAGGTTTCACGACAGAGCCGGGACGACGTGCGTTGCAGTCGCCGGCGGATTCGAGCGGATTCACACTCACGGGTCAAACGACGAAGACAGAAACGAATGATTACTCAGCGCGCTCGGGAATCCGTTTCTCGCGGGACATTCGTTCGACTTTTGTCTGGAGCTATCGCGAGACGGCAACCGAAGGTGCGACGAGCCGCGGTGACTACGACCAGACATTTTTCTGGATGGCGGATGACAACGGCCTGACGACGGATTTGCCGTTTGCGGATGTGACGGTAGACTGGAGCGGATTGGAGCGCTTCCCGTTCATTTCGCGCGCGGCGCGCACGATGTCGGTAACGAGCGGCATGTCGAGCCGATTCAAGGAGACGTGGAACAACAATCGCAGCAACATCGCCCAGCGGGATTATACGCGCCAGTTCAGTCCGCTGATCGGAGTGAATATCTCCTGGCTGAACGCGATAGATTCGCAGATTCGCATCAATTCGGGCAGCACGTATTCCGAAGCCGTGGCGACAAACAACAAGTCCCGCACGTCCACGCGCGACGCCAACGCGACGCTCAGCTACACGATGCGCACGGGCTTCCGGCTGCCGATACTGTGGTTCGGTGCGATGCGGCTGGAAAACTCGACGACGTTCGGTGTGACTGTGGCCTATTCGACGTCGAAACGCGAAGAGACTCAGACGGGGTTGAACAGCTGGTCGCAGCGAGCCGACGAAATCTCATGGTCGGTCGAACCGAACATGAATTATAATTTCTCGAGCACGGTGAACGGCGGCGCGCGCATCAAGTATTCACAGGCCAAGAACAAGATGACCGACAAAGGTTCCAGACTGTTCGAATTCGGAATTAACGTTCAGATAGCAATTCGCGGATAA
- a CDS encoding M28 family peptidase, which translates to MHKFILIFMLTASAAFAFDQDRAFMLLKAQVAFGPRVPNSPEADSCREFLRRELSFWCDTAWVQPFTYNSADRATKLNLYNIVGQINREAKDRVMLCGHWDSRPMADRDPDPKNHNKGIPAANDGAGQIAILLEIARQLSLKPVPFGVDFVFFDGEDYGREGVNEDYIIGSRHFARTQPIPVPRYGILLDLCSEKDLRLPYELNSYMHARPIIEKVYAAAERVKAMSFVREPGQSVMDDHFPFLEKGIPVVDIIDFDYKYWHTMEDTPDKCSPFSMGEVGRTVLEVLRTEKFE; encoded by the coding sequence ATGCACAAGTTTATACTGATTTTCATGTTGACAGCATCGGCGGCATTCGCATTTGATCAAGACCGGGCGTTCATGCTGCTGAAAGCTCAAGTGGCGTTTGGTCCGCGTGTTCCGAATTCGCCGGAAGCCGATTCATGCCGCGAATTTCTACGCCGCGAGCTGAGTTTCTGGTGTGACACGGCATGGGTGCAACCGTTCACGTATAACAGCGCCGACCGGGCGACCAAGCTGAATCTGTATAACATCGTCGGACAAATCAATCGCGAGGCGAAGGATCGAGTGATGCTGTGCGGACACTGGGATTCGCGCCCGATGGCCGACCGCGATCCGGATCCGAAGAATCATAACAAGGGAATTCCGGCGGCGAATGACGGCGCGGGTCAGATTGCCATTCTACTCGAAATCGCGCGTCAATTGTCCTTGAAACCCGTGCCCTTCGGCGTTGACTTTGTCTTCTTCGACGGTGAGGATTACGGCCGCGAAGGAGTGAACGAAGACTACATCATCGGCTCACGCCACTTCGCGCGCACGCAGCCGATTCCCGTGCCCCGTTACGGCATTTTGCTCGATTTGTGTTCCGAGAAGGACTTGCGCCTGCCCTACGAATTGAATTCCTATATGCACGCACGTCCCATCATTGAAAAAGTATACGCAGCGGCAGAGCGCGTGAAGGCCATGTCGTTCGTGCGCGAACCCGGTCAGTCGGTGATGGACGATCATTTTCCGTTTCTCGAAAAAGGCATTCCAGTGGTTGATATCATAGATTTTGACTACAAGTATTGGCACACGATGGAAGACACTCCGGATAAATGCTCGCCCTTCAGCATGGGCGAAGTGGGACGCACGGTGCTTGAGGTATTGCGGACGGAGAAATTCGAATGA
- a CDS encoding PorV/PorQ family protein, with amino-acid sequence MKIIIAVMLLSSLTFAQTGFTFLEIPVGARESALGGAGVALVTGPTSAAHNPAALSRLQHASFSALTTRHFGDTRASYFGLNIKSGKVAFTPHFWGTAIPDIEYRTAPTREPISTFEATFSAVGISSGFKLTNDLCAGVTARYLHSKIHFESAEGWSADGGLLWSTPVEQLTLGAAVNHLGNVNQYMTEDVTLPTTMRLGGAWEQELGNAGGVLLTAEGAAVNEQTPRYAAGIEYQAPEYLAVRLGYVEGLETQGLSFGAGVNYNRFRVDYAFLPYREELGEGHRVGLTIEF; translated from the coding sequence ATGAAAATAATCATTGCAGTCATGCTGTTGAGTTCGCTGACGTTTGCTCAGACGGGTTTCACATTTTTGGAGATTCCCGTTGGCGCACGCGAGAGCGCGCTGGGCGGAGCAGGTGTTGCGCTTGTTACAGGTCCGACATCGGCGGCGCACAATCCAGCGGCATTGTCAAGGCTTCAGCATGCAAGTTTTTCGGCCTTGACGACGCGGCATTTCGGAGACACGCGGGCTTCGTATTTTGGTTTGAATATCAAGTCAGGCAAAGTGGCCTTCACTCCGCATTTTTGGGGCACGGCGATACCGGATATTGAGTACCGCACAGCACCGACCCGGGAACCTATCAGCACGTTTGAGGCGACATTTTCCGCAGTGGGAATCTCATCAGGTTTCAAGCTGACGAATGACCTGTGCGCGGGCGTCACCGCGCGCTATCTGCATTCAAAGATCCATTTTGAGAGTGCGGAAGGCTGGTCTGCAGACGGCGGACTATTGTGGAGCACACCTGTCGAGCAGCTCACACTTGGTGCGGCGGTCAATCATCTTGGGAATGTCAATCAGTACATGACGGAAGACGTGACGTTGCCGACGACGATGCGGCTGGGCGGAGCATGGGAACAGGAACTCGGCAATGCCGGCGGAGTGCTGTTGACCGCGGAAGGCGCTGCAGTAAATGAACAGACTCCGCGCTATGCCGCCGGAATCGAGTATCAGGCCCCGGAGTATCTTGCCGTTCGACTGGGCTATGTAGAAGGCTTGGAGACTCAGGGCCTCTCATTCGGTGCGGGAGTGAATTACAACCGGTTCAGAGTCGATTATGCCTTTCTTCCATATAGGGAGGAGTTGGGCGAAGGCCATCGCGTTGGGCTGACTATCGAGTTTTAG
- a CDS encoding methyltransferase domain-containing protein translates to MKRYVQNWKVKALTQKALWALPGGIYLNAAVSKLRAGHSAEAELLRKHAPNYLRHMAALRRHGFEISGEKTFLEIGTGWDVNVAFLARLTGFGRVVTVDAFRHLQTKQIEACVKLFPQLAGELCTSFSLDEESLRRKIDEGSRISGEEFCGWAGIEYIAPISREYGEIETGTCDVVYSTAVFEHIYVADVIETLKQIHRVLKPGGVTTHVIDLKDHFAYYQPGLPYNHFLRFSESEWMKWAGNPMSFTNRLLASDWERLFRDSGLDVVQFEEVIETSLPEMDKGLLHEDFRHRSERDLRVGELHVIARKPQ, encoded by the coding sequence GTGAAGCGATACGTCCAAAACTGGAAGGTGAAGGCACTGACGCAGAAAGCTCTCTGGGCTTTGCCGGGGGGAATCTATCTGAATGCGGCGGTGTCCAAACTGCGCGCAGGCCATTCAGCCGAGGCGGAGCTGTTGCGCAAGCACGCGCCGAACTATCTTCGCCATATGGCAGCATTGCGGCGGCACGGTTTTGAGATTTCGGGAGAGAAGACATTTCTTGAGATTGGCACAGGCTGGGATGTGAACGTGGCCTTTCTGGCACGGTTGACAGGTTTTGGCCGCGTGGTGACGGTGGATGCTTTCAGACATTTGCAGACGAAACAGATCGAAGCATGTGTGAAGCTGTTTCCGCAGCTTGCCGGGGAACTTTGCACCTCGTTTTCGCTGGATGAAGAGAGCTTAAGACGCAAGATAGATGAAGGCTCAAGGATATCCGGGGAGGAGTTCTGCGGATGGGCGGGAATTGAATATATCGCTCCGATTTCACGAGAGTACGGCGAGATAGAAACGGGTACGTGCGATGTCGTGTACTCGACGGCGGTGTTTGAACACATTTATGTCGCGGACGTGATTGAAACACTGAAGCAGATTCACAGAGTGCTGAAGCCGGGCGGTGTGACGACGCACGTGATAGATTTGAAGGACCACTTCGCCTACTATCAGCCGGGACTTCCCTACAATCATTTCCTGCGTTTCAGCGAATCGGAGTGGATGAAGTGGGCGGGAAATCCGATGTCCTTCACGAACCGACTGCTGGCATCGGACTGGGAGCGGCTGTTCAGAGATTCAGGGCTGGACGTGGTGCAGTTTGAAGAGGTGATTGAAACAAGTCTGCCGGAAATGGACAAGGGATTGCTTCACGAAGATTTCAGACATAGAAGCGAACGGGATTTGCGAGTGGGCGAGCTGCATGTCATCGCGAGAAAGCCACAATGA
- the nadE gene encoding NAD(+) synthase, which yields MLLGLANLNPTVGAIESNTTKVIAAAREFALQGCDIAVFSEMCIAGYPTEDLVLWPSFVEQQWTALERIAAEFKDTLMYIAVGLAVGHDERVYNCAALLRQGKILGIVPKQELPTYVIFYEARTFTAGERGQESEYRGVPFGDILFDTPHGRLALEICEDLWVESGPLMSRIERGAQLSINLSASPWRLGIVEARRELLCARSKAAGIPLVYVNQFGGNDSLVFDGSSLVAVDGALVLESERWIENRVVFDLSPQAECKGQKSAEFFSELVHALTTGIADYFAKTGAFEKLGIALSGGKDSALVLLLACDAAKKLGKRPDEFVCAFSLPTRYNSMETKNAARELARDLGVRFVEDSIEDAVETERAAARRMSGVSTLSPLTEQNIQARIRAQRMWNWSNQSRGLWLQAGNMSEKSVGYTTIGGDLSGGYAPIANVPKTVVTALISHYQSALKLQSLENLLKLRPSAELAENQEDERDLMPYPVLDACFELFAGQKLTLPETYAELSRRFSDEELRKLDPAYQPGQLKEWVKKFARMFVASIYKWVQSPQGVHVSDLDLDRERALQLPVVQSMEWLKLGEL from the coding sequence GTGCTGTTGGGATTGGCGAATCTGAATCCAACGGTTGGAGCGATTGAGTCGAACACGACTAAGGTCATCGCGGCGGCGCGTGAATTTGCGCTGCAAGGCTGTGACATTGCCGTGTTCAGCGAGATGTGCATAGCGGGATATCCGACAGAGGATTTGGTGCTATGGCCATCGTTTGTGGAGCAGCAATGGACTGCACTGGAGCGTATCGCGGCAGAGTTCAAGGACACTTTGATGTATATCGCGGTGGGTCTTGCCGTAGGACATGATGAGAGAGTTTATAACTGCGCGGCCCTGCTCAGACAGGGAAAGATACTGGGGATTGTGCCGAAGCAGGAGTTACCCACGTATGTGATATTCTATGAAGCCCGGACGTTTACGGCCGGCGAGCGGGGTCAAGAGTCGGAGTATCGCGGTGTTCCATTCGGCGATATTTTGTTTGACACACCGCACGGCAGGCTGGCGCTGGAGATTTGCGAGGATTTGTGGGTCGAGAGCGGGCCGTTGATGTCACGCATTGAGCGGGGAGCGCAGCTTTCGATAAATCTTTCTGCTTCACCGTGGAGACTGGGAATTGTTGAAGCGCGGCGGGAGCTACTGTGCGCGCGTTCGAAGGCTGCGGGAATCCCGCTTGTCTATGTAAATCAGTTCGGCGGGAATGACAGTCTGGTGTTTGACGGTTCGAGTCTGGTCGCGGTGGACGGCGCGCTGGTGTTGGAGAGTGAGCGGTGGATTGAGAATAGAGTCGTGTTTGATTTGTCACCGCAGGCCGAATGCAAGGGTCAGAAATCCGCGGAATTCTTCAGTGAGCTGGTGCATGCTCTGACAACGGGAATCGCGGACTATTTTGCCAAGACAGGAGCATTCGAGAAGCTTGGAATCGCGCTCTCCGGAGGGAAGGACTCGGCCTTGGTGCTGCTGCTTGCATGTGACGCAGCGAAAAAACTGGGGAAGCGACCGGACGAGTTCGTGTGTGCGTTTTCGCTGCCGACCCGTTACAACAGCATGGAAACGAAGAACGCGGCAAGAGAGCTTGCGCGTGACTTGGGTGTGCGGTTTGTTGAGGATTCAATTGAAGATGCGGTGGAGACAGAGCGCGCGGCGGCCAGGCGAATGTCGGGCGTGAGCACACTTTCACCACTTACGGAGCAGAATATTCAGGCAAGAATACGCGCTCAACGAATGTGGAATTGGTCGAATCAGTCACGGGGGTTGTGGCTGCAAGCGGGCAATATGTCAGAGAAGTCGGTGGGTTACACGACGATCGGCGGGGATTTGTCGGGCGGCTATGCACCGATAGCGAATGTGCCGAAGACGGTGGTGACGGCGCTGATCTCCCATTACCAGTCGGCATTGAAGCTTCAGAGCCTTGAGAACTTGCTCAAATTACGGCCATCGGCGGAGCTTGCGGAGAATCAGGAGGACGAGCGGGATTTGATGCCGTATCCTGTGCTGGACGCATGTTTTGAGCTTTTCGCAGGTCAGAAGCTCACGCTTCCGGAAACTTACGCGGAGCTGTCGCGGCGATTTTCCGATGAGGAGCTTAGAAAGCTTGACCCGGCTTATCAACCGGGTCAACTCAAGGAATGGGTCAAGAAATTCGCGCGAATGTTCGTCGCGTCCATCTACAAGTGGGTGCAGTCACCGCAGGGTGTTCATGTGAGTGACCTGGATTTGGACCGGGAGCGCGCGCTGCAATTACCTGTGGTACAAAGTATGGAGTGGTTGAAACTCGGGGAGTTGTGA